Proteins from one Actinomycetota bacterium genomic window:
- a CDS encoding sulfotransferase yields the protein MGSQGTAASPLHARPVIIIGAPRSGTNLLRDLLGELRGFATWDCDELNPMWRYRNSRADHDELTEEQATDDIARYVRRRFDRLGRREGAHTVVEKTCANSLRLPYVHRLLPEARFVIITRNGLDATASIIDRWQGSTPLGYLARKARHAPPSVLPMYAANFVSARFRRVTGIHEHANTWGPRYRGIDDELRHHGLDYVAARQWTACVDGAIKWWESQATPHVFSLTYEALTSSPTATFGHLCDFLDARPSQAGAWLIETVPNSRSVGKGYRSLSPSRRATILDVIESTMARRETLPAAASIS from the coding sequence ATGGGAAGTCAAGGCACGGCCGCCTCGCCCCTTCACGCGCGACCAGTCATCATCATTGGCGCTCCACGCTCTGGCACAAACCTGTTGCGTGACCTGCTAGGCGAGCTTAGGGGCTTCGCGACGTGGGACTGTGACGAGTTGAACCCGATGTGGAGGTACCGCAACTCACGCGCGGATCATGACGAACTCACCGAGGAGCAAGCCACCGACGACATCGCCCGTTACGTGAGACGCAGGTTCGACCGACTCGGTCGTCGCGAAGGCGCCCACACCGTCGTCGAGAAGACATGCGCGAACAGCCTCCGACTGCCCTACGTACACAGGCTTCTCCCCGAGGCCCGGTTCGTGATTATCACCCGGAACGGGCTGGATGCGACGGCATCGATCATCGACCGGTGGCAAGGCAGCACTCCTCTCGGCTACCTCGCTCGGAAGGCAAGGCACGCGCCGCCATCGGTCCTGCCGATGTATGCAGCGAACTTCGTTAGCGCGAGGTTCCGACGTGTTACCGGCATCCATGAACACGCCAACACTTGGGGACCGAGATACCGGGGGATCGACGATGAACTTCGGCACCACGGGTTGGATTATGTGGCGGCCCGCCAATGGACAGCTTGTGTTGACGGTGCGATCAAGTGGTGGGAGAGTCAGGCCACTCCACACGTCTTCTCGCTCACGTACGAAGCCTTGACGAGCTCGCCAACGGCGACGTTCGGGCACCTGTGTGACTTCCTTGATGCGCGCCCCTCTCAGGCTGGGGCCTGGCTCATCGAGACCGTGCCGAACAGCAGGAGCGTGGGAAAGGGGTACCGTTCGCTCTCCCCTAGCCGACGCGCGACCATCCTGGACGTAATCGAGTCCACGATGGCACGCCGAGAGACACTGCCCGCGGCGGCGAGTATCTCGTGA
- a CDS encoding sugar transferase, with the protein MTPRDERRKRAFDLAVGGALFIVALPVLLAGALAAALSTRSHGFFVQARVGRHGEVFKVVKLRTMRNGAGSPLHVTIGGDVRITRVGRFLRRSRLDELPQLINVLHGSMSLVGPRPDVADALAFIDADARAELLSVRPGLTGPASLAYMDEEFRVAAADDPVEYFSQSILPHKVALNLEYVRNWSVSTDLRYLVTSLLDVASYVVSGRTPRE; encoded by the coding sequence GTGACGCCGCGCGACGAGAGACGGAAGCGGGCGTTCGATCTCGCCGTCGGCGGGGCCCTGTTCATCGTGGCCCTGCCTGTTCTTCTTGCGGGGGCTCTCGCGGCTGCGCTGTCCACCCGCAGTCATGGCTTCTTCGTCCAGGCACGGGTAGGACGACACGGGGAGGTCTTCAAGGTTGTAAAGCTGCGAACAATGCGGAACGGCGCTGGCAGCCCTCTACACGTGACCATCGGCGGCGATGTTCGCATCACACGGGTGGGCCGCTTCCTTCGGCGTTCACGCCTCGACGAACTACCCCAACTCATAAACGTGCTGCATGGGAGCATGAGCCTCGTGGGTCCGCGGCCAGACGTCGCCGACGCTCTGGCGTTCATCGACGCCGACGCTCGCGCAGAACTCCTGTCGGTGCGTCCCGGCCTGACTGGGCCGGCCTCGTTGGCGTACATGGACGAAGAATTCCGAGTCGCGGCTGCGGACGATCCGGTCGAATATTTCTCGCAATCGATTCTGCCGCACAAGGTGGCGCTGAATCTTGAGTACGTGCGCAACTGGTCCGTTTCGACCGACCTGAGATACCTAGTCACGTCGTTGTTGGACGTCGCAAGCTACGTTGTCTCCGGTCGCACTCCGCGTGAGTGA
- a CDS encoding class I SAM-dependent methyltransferase — translation MTNPQQTAQETQYAFPYHWLPVDAGAYWVPGRDLGWVFEYANLLTSVADEVAASGARRVLDFGCGDGRLVGHLTSQGIDKVDGVDMSERAVAFARAFATARGPGMSVFGSSLGEVDGPYDVVTAMEVIEHVPDGDLPAVVDGLAGCLAPNGRLIVTVPTTVIPLSDKHERHYDVGLLKAHLSPQFEIEKVRYLHRDNRWRLVLRRVISNRWFSVRDERCLRIAWKAYERYCRHAAPEDGIHILAVAELAP, via the coding sequence ATGACCAACCCTCAGCAAACCGCGCAGGAGACTCAGTACGCCTTTCCATATCACTGGTTGCCTGTTGACGCGGGAGCTTACTGGGTGCCGGGTAGAGATCTAGGATGGGTGTTCGAGTACGCGAACCTCCTGACCTCCGTGGCGGACGAAGTCGCGGCATCAGGGGCAAGGAGGGTCTTGGACTTCGGATGTGGTGACGGTCGCCTGGTAGGCCACCTCACTTCGCAGGGTATCGACAAGGTAGACGGGGTCGATATGTCAGAAAGGGCCGTAGCGTTCGCGCGTGCCTTCGCGACAGCGAGAGGGCCAGGTATGTCGGTATTCGGGTCCTCCCTCGGTGAGGTCGACGGACCGTACGATGTGGTTACAGCCATGGAGGTAATAGAGCATGTGCCGGACGGCGACCTGCCTGCCGTTGTAGATGGGCTTGCCGGATGCCTAGCGCCAAATGGGCGGTTGATCGTCACGGTACCGACAACCGTCATACCGCTAAGTGACAAGCACGAGCGTCACTACGATGTAGGCCTATTGAAAGCCCATCTCTCGCCACAGTTCGAAATAGAGAAGGTAAGGTACCTTCACCGCGATAACCGTTGGCGTCTCGTGCTGCGCCGTGTCATTTCGAACCGTTGGTTTAGTGTCCGAGATGAGCGATGCCTGCGAATCGCATGGAAAGCGTACGAGCGATACTGCAGGCATGCAGCCCCCGAGGACGGGATCCACATCCTTGCCGTCGCTGAACTGGCGCCATGA
- a CDS encoding glycosyltransferase, translating to MTRTEAIWDVDDALYASPSSQKRELATILVESSQVVVAGNRVLAGWAESSGAYDVRVIPTCVAVPALERQPDEERTRALRIGWLGSPATEDQLAILASPLRALVRDRGVELIVMGGRVPPLLRGQEGVHQVSWSAEGEDAFLRSIDVGIAPLRDGELERGKCGFKTLKYMSYGVIPCVTFNQVHSDIVGDCGILISEHAHWFDGLMSLLNDPDLRARLGHSARTRVKQHYSTEVGVDLWAAILLSDREQRH from the coding sequence ATGACGCGCACCGAAGCAATCTGGGATGTCGATGATGCCCTGTACGCATCCCCCTCTTCGCAGAAACGAGAGTTGGCTACGATCCTCGTAGAGTCATCACAAGTCGTCGTCGCAGGTAACCGCGTACTCGCAGGGTGGGCTGAGTCATCTGGTGCGTACGATGTGCGAGTCATTCCAACGTGCGTCGCAGTTCCGGCTCTAGAACGGCAGCCTGACGAAGAGCGAACGCGCGCCCTACGTATCGGATGGCTCGGGTCTCCGGCCACAGAGGACCAGCTAGCGATACTCGCTAGTCCTCTTCGCGCCCTTGTTAGGGATAGGGGGGTAGAATTGATTGTTATGGGGGGGCGAGTCCCTCCGCTGCTACGTGGACAAGAGGGAGTCCACCAGGTGTCATGGAGTGCCGAGGGAGAGGATGCCTTTCTTAGATCGATAGATGTTGGCATAGCACCACTGCGGGATGGAGAACTTGAGCGAGGTAAGTGCGGTTTTAAGACCCTAAAATACATGTCGTATGGTGTTATTCCGTGTGTTACATTCAATCAAGTTCACTCGGATATCGTAGGCGACTGTGGCATCCTAATTAGTGAGCACGCGCACTGGTTCGATGGCCTTATGAGTCTCCTCAACGATCCTGATTTGCGCGCCAGACTCGGTCACTCTGCCCGGACTCGTGTCAAGCAACATTACTCGACGGAGGTCGGCGTCGATCTCTGGGCGGCGATTCTTCTCTCGGATCGGGAACAAAGGCATTAA
- a CDS encoding oligosaccharide flippase family protein: MSALNKRGEGLRRAGRQLASTSIILVVAASFRAGGSIILARALGPVDRGRAAIIITVAGLFAVLGSFGLDASLRYHLPRSDVQSAVRQIFVRDSSRALGVATVALLPLALVIFYSMDVLQSPSELVLAVSLLYLSLITVFALGVGRAEGFLVRAGWSEAVRTGALLGGASSLYLVFGTEQLTPYLVVLLGSSVVGLLPLLPQVMAHLTDARRGVAEAEERRTGPSLLRHGLMTQAGSISMTLAYRLDRLLLGWLRSNREVGLYSVAVAVAELTVVVPTAIAQVTFDHIAQQRSRAEEKRSLRLLAALTLVLSVAVAGGLWVLAPWLIPAVFGERYSGAVGPARILAVAGVAMSMWRVTATGLMGQGRFKSYLRGSLLALVLSAGAGVPVIAAHGMPGAAVVSVVAYIGAMAVAVVGMTQRHETSRGSDAPVSEVRT, from the coding sequence ATGAGCGCCTTGAACAAACGTGGAGAGGGACTCCGGCGCGCCGGCCGTCAACTCGCATCCACGTCAATCATACTAGTGGTCGCTGCCAGCTTCCGTGCTGGCGGCAGCATCATCTTGGCGCGCGCTCTCGGGCCCGTGGATCGCGGCCGTGCTGCCATCATAATCACCGTCGCAGGCCTCTTCGCGGTCCTAGGGTCGTTCGGCCTCGACGCGTCGCTGCGCTACCACTTACCTAGGTCGGATGTGCAATCCGCCGTACGCCAGATCTTTGTGCGTGATTCCTCGCGCGCCTTAGGCGTTGCGACAGTGGCGCTACTACCCCTCGCGCTCGTCATCTTCTATTCGATGGACGTGCTTCAGTCTCCAAGCGAACTCGTGCTTGCGGTATCCCTACTCTATTTGAGCCTGATCACGGTGTTCGCGCTCGGTGTCGGTCGGGCTGAAGGATTCCTCGTACGTGCCGGATGGTCGGAAGCTGTTCGGACCGGTGCACTTCTGGGTGGGGCATCGTCTCTGTACCTGGTCTTCGGGACAGAGCAACTGACTCCGTACCTCGTCGTCCTCCTCGGTAGCTCGGTGGTTGGCCTCTTGCCTCTCTTGCCTCAGGTGATGGCTCACTTAACCGACGCGAGACGTGGCGTCGCTGAAGCTGAAGAGCGCCGCACTGGACCATCTCTTCTCCGGCACGGTCTGATGACTCAGGCTGGCAGCATCTCCATGACACTCGCGTATCGCCTTGATCGGCTTCTGCTTGGGTGGCTGAGGAGCAACCGAGAGGTAGGGCTCTACTCGGTCGCCGTGGCGGTCGCCGAACTGACGGTCGTAGTCCCCACTGCGATAGCTCAGGTCACGTTCGATCACATCGCACAGCAGCGTTCCCGCGCCGAGGAGAAGCGCTCGTTGCGGTTGCTCGCCGCCCTCACCTTGGTGCTGTCGGTTGCGGTCGCTGGCGGCCTATGGGTCCTGGCACCTTGGCTCATTCCCGCGGTCTTCGGTGAGCGCTACAGCGGAGCCGTGGGGCCTGCCCGAATCTTGGCTGTGGCGGGCGTCGCCATGTCGATGTGGAGGGTCACCGCAACAGGACTCATGGGCCAGGGCCGGTTCAAGTCTTACCTCCGAGGGTCGTTGCTGGCGCTGGTCTTGTCCGCGGGGGCGGGGGTGCCTGTTATAGCTGCGCATGGGATGCCTGGCGCGGCTGTTGTGAGTGTCGTCGCGTATATCGGAGCGATGGCTGTCGCAGTGGTGGGGATGACCCAGCGCCATGAGACCTCGCGGGGGAGTGACGCCCCCGTCAGTGAGGTCCGGACATGA
- a CDS encoding glycosyltransferase codes for MGRAMQQLPRVSFLLPDFNAGGAETALLELLRRWPRDAVAPQLVVRSGGGPLADRFAATCADLVVLGTDRRTPKGIIDHARGIRAAAKALRAFHPSVVVSFLTPIWAYFAARVGAPSAHVVASIQSPIQLAVEDGSKRRPMRDAVLRHIDVLAPISPGLGAQLVEIGCDPSRVHVVPNGIDSSRFSTLPWSPDLEDPFLLVISRLSPEKDVATAIRAFAVADLSSYTLVIAGTGLEYDNLVSLADNLGVRDRVDFRGFVEAPEELLSRTCALVLTSKLEGFGNVIVEALMVGAPVVATDAPYGPSYILDGGSYGELCPVGDVTAIARAVKEFCSQMSAVDDIRARQQRGRLFSADAMVQRWFDLFTSLTR; via the coding sequence GTGGGCCGCGCGATGCAACAGCTTCCACGGGTCAGTTTTCTGCTTCCGGACTTCAACGCGGGGGGCGCCGAAACAGCACTCTTAGAGTTGCTGCGACGTTGGCCCCGTGACGCCGTTGCCCCACAATTGGTCGTCCGCTCCGGTGGGGGTCCGCTGGCCGATCGCTTCGCCGCTACATGCGCAGATCTCGTCGTGCTGGGGACGGACAGGAGGACGCCGAAAGGAATCATCGACCATGCCCGAGGGATAAGGGCAGCCGCTAAGGCATTGAGAGCCTTCCATCCGTCGGTAGTCGTAAGTTTCCTGACCCCGATATGGGCCTACTTCGCGGCCCGAGTCGGCGCGCCGTCAGCGCACGTTGTGGCCTCGATACAAAGCCCGATCCAACTCGCTGTGGAAGATGGCTCCAAACGGCGCCCGATGAGGGATGCTGTGCTCCGTCACATCGACGTGCTAGCGCCAATCTCCCCCGGCCTTGGCGCGCAACTAGTCGAAATAGGCTGCGACCCCTCGCGCGTGCACGTCGTGCCGAATGGAATCGACAGCAGCCGGTTCTCAACCCTCCCGTGGTCGCCTGACCTTGAAGACCCTTTCCTTCTCGTCATCTCGAGGCTGAGTCCTGAGAAGGACGTGGCCACAGCAATCCGTGCTTTCGCTGTTGCAGATCTTTCTTCGTACACGTTGGTGATCGCCGGAACGGGACTCGAATACGACAACCTCGTCTCGCTCGCTGACAACCTTGGCGTTCGCGACCGCGTCGATTTCCGCGGTTTCGTCGAAGCACCGGAAGAACTCTTATCCCGAACCTGTGCGCTCGTCTTGACATCGAAGCTGGAGGGTTTCGGTAACGTTATCGTTGAAGCCTTAATGGTCGGCGCCCCGGTTGTCGCAACAGACGCTCCCTACGGACCCAGCTACATACTCGACGGCGGCTCTTACGGAGAGTTGTGCCCGGTGGGAGACGTGACAGCAATAGCTCGAGCGGTGAAGGAGTTCTGTAGCCAGATGAGCGCAGTGGACGACATCCGTGCTCGTCAGCAACGGGGGCGGTTGTTCTCCGCTGATGCCATGGTGCAACGCTGGTTCGATTTGTTCACTTCGTTGACTCGTTGA
- a CDS encoding oligosaccharide repeat unit polymerase, translated as MGLLGAIFVLPLLLVVTWRLDGGEFGLMTLLAARWWGLITAYLLVPYQYVEIGSRTWAVVGLSLGSILLGYFVIVSKRRDAPTKDLKFDGNGALYWRAYWSIFLVGAALFTIYLFNLLSRFGLSTMLESSHTIRLAISRGSIPTGFHYFYAFEMILPLAAFGYVRLRGEKPRLFALVASAGFASAALLATTARTNLTKSIIWALIVLYVSSDRLRFRVRDLRLVFTMIAVVLAVFSLMGNMLGKSYENSTLVSSGLVDISGPLQEVALPLHYSAGPLPTLDRLLEDTDPPVTWGALTFHPLAKVAEVFLPDYDAPSHIGEFYEIPYRFNVATFIDIGYKDFRLFGVALTGWILGILAGVVTLHARRMNKGSVCWTFAFSIVALVIFASPSSASYIKFSYWIQTAVLLWLGAKVDVAPKSSKALLHRSSPALSWSAPK; from the coding sequence ATGGGACTCCTGGGCGCGATCTTCGTGCTGCCCCTGCTACTCGTCGTGACCTGGCGCCTTGACGGCGGCGAGTTCGGTCTCATGACGCTCCTCGCGGCGCGGTGGTGGGGCCTGATAACGGCTTACCTCCTAGTGCCTTATCAGTACGTGGAGATCGGCTCGCGCACATGGGCCGTCGTGGGGTTGAGCCTCGGCTCGATACTGCTGGGGTATTTCGTAATCGTGTCCAAGCGGCGGGACGCTCCAACGAAAGATCTGAAGTTCGACGGTAACGGCGCTCTTTATTGGCGGGCATATTGGTCCATTTTTTTGGTCGGGGCGGCGCTATTCACAATTTATCTTTTTAACCTGCTGTCGCGTTTTGGCCTGTCAACGATGCTGGAGTCTTCGCACACCATTAGACTAGCCATCAGCCGCGGCTCGATTCCTACCGGTTTTCACTACTTCTATGCATTCGAGATGATTCTGCCCCTAGCAGCTTTTGGATATGTGAGGCTCAGGGGCGAGAAACCCCGCCTTTTTGCACTTGTGGCCAGCGCGGGATTCGCAAGCGCGGCATTGCTGGCTACGACAGCACGAACGAACCTTACGAAGTCTATCATCTGGGCTCTAATTGTGCTGTACGTCAGCTCAGACCGGCTTCGATTCAGGGTTCGCGACCTCCGACTTGTGTTCACTATGATCGCGGTGGTTTTGGCGGTTTTCAGCCTGATGGGCAACATGCTGGGTAAGTCCTACGAGAACTCAACGCTCGTGTCGTCGGGACTCGTCGACATTTCAGGCCCCCTTCAAGAAGTAGCTTTGCCACTCCATTATTCAGCGGGACCGCTGCCGACCCTAGATCGACTACTGGAGGACACCGATCCTCCAGTAACGTGGGGGGCGCTGACCTTCCATCCGTTAGCCAAGGTGGCAGAAGTCTTCCTCCCCGACTACGACGCGCCAAGCCACATTGGAGAGTTCTACGAGATTCCTTACCGGTTCAACGTGGCGACGTTCATCGACATCGGTTACAAGGATTTCCGGCTGTTTGGGGTAGCGTTGACGGGCTGGATCCTTGGGATTCTCGCGGGTGTCGTCACGCTACATGCCCGGCGTATGAACAAGGGGAGCGTATGTTGGACGTTCGCCTTCTCGATCGTGGCCTTGGTCATATTCGCTTCGCCGAGCAGTGCCTCCTACATCAAATTTTCGTATTGGATACAGACCGCAGTACTGCTATGGCTAGGTGCGAAAGTGGACGTCGCACCGAAGTCCTCCAAAGCCTTATTGCACCGGTCCTCGCCTGCTCTCTCGTGGTCGGCTCCTAAGTGA
- a CDS encoding glycosyltransferase: protein MPEFVLRAYLDAVTDHPLVIAGDGPYRPSLERLAVGRPSVTFAGYVDSPAQLLSEARALIFASDWEGMPNAILEAYSKGVPVIALDIPSVREVTAEGAYARLVRTRAEMRDEIERLSNDDAYFAALCQMSDCGYEYFREDANQARFAAFTEALRHLTHEGLRSGSA, encoded by the coding sequence TTGCCGGAGTTCGTCCTGCGGGCGTACCTGGATGCCGTTACGGATCACCCTCTTGTCATAGCGGGCGATGGACCATACCGACCCAGCCTTGAGAGGCTTGCGGTTGGTCGACCATCGGTCACCTTCGCAGGATACGTCGATTCGCCAGCACAACTCCTATCGGAGGCTCGTGCCCTAATCTTCGCCTCCGATTGGGAGGGGATGCCCAACGCCATATTGGAGGCGTATTCGAAGGGTGTACCCGTTATTGCGCTCGACATCCCATCCGTCCGCGAGGTAACCGCCGAAGGAGCCTACGCGCGTCTTGTTCGGACGAGGGCCGAGATGCGCGACGAGATCGAGCGATTGTCTAACGACGATGCGTACTTCGCAGCGCTCTGTCAAATGTCGGATTGCGGCTACGAATACTTCCGCGAGGATGCGAACCAGGCTCGATTCGCCGCTTTCACCGAGGCGTTGCGTCACCTGACTCACGAGGGCTTGCGCTCAGGGTCCGCCTGA
- a CDS encoding GDP-mannose 4,6-dehydratase, protein MRLSYLVTGGAGFIGGHLTETLLDRGDRVTVLDDLSTGRLGNLEHVQRHPNFRFVQGSVLDELMVDELVHHCDVVVHLAAAVGVKLIVERPLRSFTTNIRGSEIVLEAAHRYRRRILLTSTSEIYGKNGYGPLSEDDDRILGSPAVARWAYSTAKAVDEVLAYAYHRERGLPTTVVRLFNTVGPRQSPAYGMVIPRFVRQALLGAPITVYGDGQQTRCFAHVADVVRALVAVLDDERTVGDVYNIGAQEEISMIALAERVVEQTMSSSEITLVPYEEAYQTGFEDMRRRVPDTTKLRKLVGWTPQYSLDEILREVIDEAESEISADAMRSRAEA, encoded by the coding sequence GTGCGGTTAAGCTACCTGGTCACCGGGGGGGCTGGATTCATCGGTGGCCACTTAACAGAGACCCTGCTGGATCGCGGGGACCGAGTTACCGTACTCGACGATCTGTCAACTGGTCGGCTGGGGAATCTCGAACACGTCCAAAGACACCCCAACTTCCGCTTCGTCCAAGGCTCAGTGCTTGACGAGCTCATGGTGGACGAACTCGTGCACCACTGCGATGTCGTCGTGCACCTGGCTGCCGCAGTCGGCGTGAAACTAATTGTAGAACGCCCCCTTCGGTCCTTCACGACGAACATCCGGGGATCGGAGATCGTACTTGAGGCTGCACACCGGTACCGACGTCGAATTCTTCTGACGTCAACCTCGGAGATATACGGGAAGAACGGCTATGGCCCCCTGAGCGAGGACGACGACCGAATCCTCGGTTCTCCAGCAGTAGCCCGCTGGGCGTACTCCACGGCGAAGGCGGTCGATGAAGTGCTGGCCTACGCCTACCACCGAGAACGGGGTCTCCCCACGACTGTCGTTAGGCTCTTCAACACGGTTGGCCCCCGGCAGTCCCCCGCCTACGGCATGGTGATACCGAGGTTCGTCCGCCAAGCCCTGCTGGGGGCACCGATTACGGTCTATGGGGATGGCCAACAAACACGATGCTTCGCCCACGTCGCTGATGTGGTGAGGGCGCTAGTAGCGGTACTGGATGACGAGCGTACGGTGGGGGACGTGTACAACATAGGTGCGCAGGAGGAGATTTCAATGATCGCTCTGGCCGAGCGAGTCGTCGAACAGACGATGTCTAGCTCGGAGATTACCCTCGTGCCGTATGAAGAGGCCTATCAGACCGGGTTCGAAGACATGCGTCGGCGCGTACCCGACACAACAAAGCTGCGCAAGCTAGTCGGGTGGACGCCTCAATATAGTCTCGATGAGATCCTGCGTGAGGTGATTGATGAGGCTGAGTCGGAGATATCCGCTGATGCCATGCGGTCGAGAGCAGAGGCCTGA
- a CDS encoding class I SAM-dependent methyltransferase: MYRALRDVLAEAPETFSRQVTALSIGGSRRLLEEVGLGHAEVVEADLPQHDMRHLTAFDDETFDIVVSDQVLEHVDGDPLAAVAESFRVVKPGGLVIHTSCFLNPVHYGPKDLWRFTPYALEVAVAPHGPVIASGGWGNPLAVLMIALGLRHTPTPPAWHPIGRIARRTRSSWPILTWVVARRH; this comes from the coding sequence ATGTACCGCGCACTTCGAGACGTCCTGGCTGAGGCTCCCGAGACGTTCAGTCGGCAGGTCACGGCCCTCTCGATCGGAGGGTCACGTCGCCTTCTGGAAGAGGTCGGTCTCGGCCACGCGGAAGTGGTCGAGGCTGATCTGCCGCAGCATGACATGCGGCACCTGACCGCCTTCGACGACGAGACCTTCGATATCGTCGTCTCCGATCAGGTGCTCGAGCACGTCGATGGCGACCCCTTGGCTGCCGTCGCGGAATCCTTCCGTGTCGTGAAGCCCGGTGGCCTGGTCATCCACACGTCGTGTTTCCTGAACCCCGTGCACTACGGACCCAAGGACCTGTGGCGCTTCACGCCGTACGCGTTGGAGGTCGCCGTCGCCCCCCACGGGCCGGTCATCGCGTCTGGCGGCTGGGGTAACCCGCTCGCGGTCCTCATGATCGCACTCGGTCTGCGCCACACCCCTACGCCACCGGCATGGCACCCCATCGGTCGGATCGCTCGGCGTACGCGCTCGTCGTGGCCGATCCTCACTTGGGTGGTGGCCAGGCGTCACTGA
- a CDS encoding NAD-dependent epimerase/dehydratase family protein, giving the protein MGTWLITGVAGFIGSQVAEELLRREHHVVGLDNLDPYYDPQLKRARLDRLRRQDFRFIPADITDESTVATHFADVEPTHVVHLAAQPGVRHALTDPKPYARTNLLGFVNVVEECRTQDVQHLVYASSSSIYGETSKVPFSEHEPADHPVSLYAATKRANELIAHSYSHVYGVPTTGLRFFTVYGPWGRPDMAYFEFSRAIATGEPIHIYGDGSALRDFTYIDDIVEAVIRVALRPAEPDHSWSAFRPNPSSSCSPFRILNVGRGQQISILEMIELLEARLGRSAERIFEDEAAGDVSQTFADVRDLSNYVDYTAKVPVEEGLARFVDWFKEHYGF; this is encoded by the coding sequence ATGGGAACATGGCTTATCACGGGCGTTGCCGGTTTCATCGGATCTCAGGTCGCCGAAGAACTGCTGCGACGTGAACACCACGTGGTCGGGCTCGACAACCTCGATCCTTACTACGACCCCCAGCTCAAGCGGGCGAGGCTCGACCGTCTACGACGCCAGGACTTCCGTTTCATCCCGGCTGACATCACCGACGAGTCCACGGTCGCCACTCATTTCGCCGACGTCGAACCTACTCACGTGGTGCACCTCGCAGCACAGCCCGGCGTCCGCCATGCACTGACCGACCCGAAGCCGTACGCACGCACCAACCTTCTGGGCTTCGTGAACGTCGTCGAGGAGTGCCGGACGCAGGACGTACAACATCTGGTCTACGCATCCTCGAGCTCAATCTACGGCGAGACCTCGAAGGTCCCGTTCTCCGAGCACGAGCCGGCAGATCATCCGGTGAGCCTGTACGCGGCGACAAAGCGGGCCAACGAGCTGATCGCACACAGCTACAGCCACGTCTACGGAGTCCCCACCACCGGGCTCCGGTTCTTCACGGTCTACGGCCCGTGGGGGCGTCCGGACATGGCGTACTTCGAGTTCAGCCGAGCCATCGCGACCGGGGAACCGATCCACATCTACGGTGACGGCTCTGCGCTTCGGGACTTCACGTACATCGACGACATCGTCGAGGCAGTGATCCGGGTGGCGTTGCGGCCTGCAGAGCCGGACCACTCTTGGAGTGCATTCCGCCCCAATCCCTCCTCGAGCTGTTCGCCGTTCCGCATACTCAACGTCGGCCGGGGGCAGCAGATATCCATCCTCGAGATGATCGAACTGCTCGAGGCCCGACTGGGGCGGTCGGCTGAGCGGATCTTCGAGGACGAGGCCGCAGGTGACGTGTCGCAGACGTTCGCCGACGTGCGGGATCTTTCCAACTACGTCGACTACACGGCGAAGGTGCCGGTGGAGGAGGGCCTAGCTCGCTTCGTAGATTGGTTCAAGGAGCACTACGGCTTCTAG
- a CDS encoding helix-turn-helix domain-containing protein → MDVQTDRMLSAVEVARRLGIEVSDVYRLIFAGELRGGPTSERVVRVRESDLQAYLRSRDV, encoded by the coding sequence GTGGACGTGCAGACCGACCGGATGCTCTCCGCTGTCGAGGTGGCCCGACGCCTCGGCATCGAAGTCAGCGACGTGTACCGGCTGATCTTCGCGGGCGAGCTGCGGGGCGGGCCCACCTCGGAGCGTGTTGTGCGGGTCAGGGAATCCGACCTGCAGGCTTACCTTCGAAGTCGCGACGTCTAG